A single Lactuca sativa cultivar Salinas chromosome 8, Lsat_Salinas_v11, whole genome shotgun sequence DNA region contains:
- the LOC111917701 gene encoding putative H/ACA ribonucleoprotein complex subunit 1-like protein 1, whose protein sequence is MRPPRGGGFGSRGRGGGGFRGGRDGGGRFGGGRGGRGGGGGRFGGDRFNEGPPEEVVEVSSFVHACEGDAVTKLTNEKIPYFNAPIYLQNKTQIGKVDEIFGPINESFFSVKMMEGIVATSYGAGDKFYIDPMKLLPLARFLPQPKGAQSGGRGGGRGGGRGGGRGGGGGFRGRGAPRGGRGGGFRGGGGRGGGFSRGRGRF, encoded by the exons ATGCGACCTCCAAGAGGCGGCGGTTTCGGTAGTCGGGGTCGTGGTGGCGGCGGCTTCAGGGGCGGCAGGGATGGTGGAGGCCGATTCGGAGGTGGCCGTGGTGGAAGAGGTGGCGGTGGTGGCCGTTTCGGTGGTGACCGGTTTAACGAAGGTCCTCCTGAGGAAGTTGTAG AGGTTTCGTCATTTGTTCATGCTTGTGAGGGAGATGCAGTGACAAAGCTCACGAATGAGAAAATACCTTACTTCAATGCCCCAATCTATCTTCAAAATAAAACTCAAATAGGCAAAGTTGATGAAATCTTTGGTCCAATCAATGAATCG TTCTTCTCAGTTAAAATGATGGAAGGTATTGTAGCAACTTCTTATGGTGCTGGTGATAAGTTCTACATTGACCCAATGAAGCTATTACCATTAGCCAGATTTCTTCCACAGCCAAA GGGAGCACAAAGTGGTGGAAGAGGAGGTGGTCGTGGGGGTGGAAGAGGAGGTGGGCGTGGGGGTGGTGGTGGATTCCGTGGCAGAGGTGCTCCGAGAGGCGGCAGAGGTGGTGGCTTTCGTGGTGGTGGTGGACGTGGTGGTGGGTTCAGTAGGGGGCGTGGGAGATTTTGA